From a single Brassica rapa cultivar Chiifu-401-42 chromosome A01, CAAS_Brap_v3.01, whole genome shotgun sequence genomic region:
- the LOC103852820 gene encoding uncharacterized protein LOC103852820 isoform X1 — protein MMVANSFDLWQKDVFFSAAEEVQESADAMESAYRVWVKEKRQGRVTVESDQLCIELQAALSTAKWQLEEFERAVRLSHGHCRDDTTLTRHKQFVNAIENQIYRVHCALQEALTENGKQKPLRLVDLNKEERDDLAMFLSGSSLTSESSISLRDSSTSSCVIDIDEGGSPESADAIIRVQQADKRFGTRRTWSSPNVPNVTALRVSVPVDVEVEEKRKRLVFDVEDTPKEKGSKPMFGYNLIFDRVRCYQRRFRVPYSRPVQLVLSFTLILFLLLMFGVY, from the exons ATGATGGTAGCTAACAGCTTCGATCTTTGGCAAAAGGATGTCTTTTTCTCAGCAGCAGAGGAGGTTCAAGAATCTGCCGATGC AATGGAATCTGCGTATAGGGTGTGGGTTAAAGAGAAGAGACAAGGTCGAGTAACGGTAGAATCAGACCAGCTCTGCATTGAACTTCAAGCTGCTTTGAGCACTGCTAAGTGGCAG CTGGAAGAGTTTGAGAGGGCAGTGAGGTTGAGCCACGGACATTGCCGGGACGACACTACCTTAACTCGGCATAAACAGTTTGTCAACGCTATTGAGAACCAGATCTATCGAGTGCACTGTGCTCTCCAAGAGGCTTTAACCGAGAACGGGAAACAGAAGCCTTTGCGTTTGGTGGATCTTAACAAAGAAGAGCGTGATGACCTTGCAATGTTTCTCTCTGGCTCTTCTCTTACCTCAGAGAGTAGCATCAGCTTGAGAGACTCCTCAACAAGCTCCTGTGTGATAGACATTGACGAGGGAGGTAGCCCTGAGAGTGCTGATGCTATAATCCGCGTGCAGCAGGCTGATAAAAGGTTTGGGACAAGAAGGACATGGAGTTCGCCGAATGTTCCTAATGTAACTGCGTTGAGGGTTAGTGTTCCTGTTGATGTGGAGGTagaggagaagaggaagaggctTGTGTTTGACGTTGAAGACACTCCTAAAGAGAAAGGATCTAAACCTATGTTTGGTTATAACCTA ATCTTTGACAGAGTCAGATGCTATCAAAGGCGGTTTCGTGTTCCATATAGCAGACCGGTCCAGCTCGTTCTTTCCTTCACGCTAATCTTGTTTCTTCTAT TAATGTTTGGAGTTTATTAG
- the LOC103852820 gene encoding uncharacterized protein LOC103852820 isoform X2: MMVANSFDLWQKDVFFSAAEEVQESADAMESAYRVWVKEKRQGRVTVESDQLCIELQAALSTAKWQLEEFERAVRLSHGHCRDDTTLTRHKQFVNAIENQIYRVHCALQEALTENGKQKPLRLVDLNKEERDDLAMFLSGSSLTSESSISLRDSSTSSCVIDIDEGGSPESADAIIRVQQADKRFGTRRTWSSPNVPNVTALRVSVPVDVEVEEKRKRLVFDVEDTPKEKGSKPMFGYNLVRSLTESDAIKGGFVFHIADRSSSFFPSR, encoded by the exons ATGATGGTAGCTAACAGCTTCGATCTTTGGCAAAAGGATGTCTTTTTCTCAGCAGCAGAGGAGGTTCAAGAATCTGCCGATGC AATGGAATCTGCGTATAGGGTGTGGGTTAAAGAGAAGAGACAAGGTCGAGTAACGGTAGAATCAGACCAGCTCTGCATTGAACTTCAAGCTGCTTTGAGCACTGCTAAGTGGCAG CTGGAAGAGTTTGAGAGGGCAGTGAGGTTGAGCCACGGACATTGCCGGGACGACACTACCTTAACTCGGCATAAACAGTTTGTCAACGCTATTGAGAACCAGATCTATCGAGTGCACTGTGCTCTCCAAGAGGCTTTAACCGAGAACGGGAAACAGAAGCCTTTGCGTTTGGTGGATCTTAACAAAGAAGAGCGTGATGACCTTGCAATGTTTCTCTCTGGCTCTTCTCTTACCTCAGAGAGTAGCATCAGCTTGAGAGACTCCTCAACAAGCTCCTGTGTGATAGACATTGACGAGGGAGGTAGCCCTGAGAGTGCTGATGCTATAATCCGCGTGCAGCAGGCTGATAAAAGGTTTGGGACAAGAAGGACATGGAGTTCGCCGAATGTTCCTAATGTAACTGCGTTGAGGGTTAGTGTTCCTGTTGATGTGGAGGTagaggagaagaggaagaggctTGTGTTTGACGTTGAAGACACTCCTAAAGAGAAAGGATCTAAACCTATGTTTGGTTATAACCTAGTAAG ATCTTTGACAGAGTCAGATGCTATCAAAGGCGGTTTCGTGTTCCATATAGCAGACCGGTCCAGCTCGTTCTTTCCTTCACGCTAA